In Acipenser ruthenus chromosome 1, fAciRut3.2 maternal haplotype, whole genome shotgun sequence, the genomic stretch agccaggggagagtcCCTGGCTAGAGGGAGAGttggagagagagttctagaagagaaggagtgttttgtttgtgctgtgctttctgtttttgcatccagtgaaggcaacgcccagcctggaagcttattttgtaagttttgctttgtgtttattttatgtttaaaacctttttgtttggcccttgtgccggtttattttgtatttgtgtttattaaaaagctttattttgaacttaaaactgtctctgagtctcaaacctcggtcaatcctgtcacagttggtgtcagaagtgggagagcgccacctggaggctcagagcagtaattttttttttttttttcttgaattttgggagttatttatttatttttttttggtaaatggggaagaagagcagagggagacgagccgccgttcctgcctccgccagcagagggagccggccgccgttcccgcctccgccagcagagggagctgggccgccgttcccgcctccgccagcagagggagccgggccgccgttcccgcctccgccagcagagggagccgggccgccgttcctgcctccgccagcagagggagccgggccgccgttcccgcctccgccagcagagggagccgggccgccgttcccgcctccgccagcagagggagccgggccgccgttcccgtctccgcttcccgagggtccgctgctgctgccgtcgcttcccgagggtccgctgctgctgccgtcgcttcccgagggtcctctgctgctgccgtcgcctggggttgtcagggatcctgcttcgcctggggtcgctacactatggccggagccccacggaggggagttgctggccatgaagaaggggagggaggtcaggagaccagctcccccagcggcactttcgcggcaagatagtgtgtggccggagccccggaagagggagctgctggccacgaagaattgggtggtgccggacgtcccaccatggccacccccatggacactgtgcttccccctcttccgggactgagactgaggggggaggtggccatttaggccatgttgtgcttggcacaaggggggggatatgtgacggggtactgccccgtctttatgatcatggttgggactggcagggagggggttaaaattcctccctgccaggaaaacatgtgagaatgtggctggagccctaattgactaattaacaattattgattcattgggctccagccacaggggataaaagccaggggagaggccctggctagagggagagttggagagagagttctagaagagaaggagtgttttgtttgtgctgtgttttctgtttttgcatccagtgaaggcaacgcccagcctggaagcttattttgtaagttttgctttgtgtttattttatgtttaaaacctttttgtttggcccttgtgccggtttattttgtatttgtgtttattaaaaagctttattttgaacttaaaactgtctctgagtctcaaacctcggtcaatcctgtcacatcagtatttttggtcaattatttgctttttttgcagagatacttcctctgttatgtttctctttagtaatttgtggcttttcttttttcattttatactgtacttcccttatttttataattctttGTACTCCTGCTAGGTTTCActccttgtttcttcttcttagtTGACTGTCATAGTAGTTCTGAATGGCTGGCTGTTAGCCTGGTCAGCAACCTCGGGTGTGTTCATGCATTACTAattaaaaccacagagaagttaGCAACTGAGCCAGCTCCAGTCTCCCAGAATGAACAGATCAGACTGATTGGGATGTTTCCCTTTCATCTCCAAATCTAGGTCTCCTCTAGATGCAGAAAGCAAATTGGAAAGATATGTAGTGAATTCTaaatacaagtacagtgctgtgaatgtagggcactgttcacaaacacacaaatgcctggtttgcaaattaaattaatgtttaatcttgttggccccaatgtgttctttggggtgggtcaagttgtagctgtttctgtatcagtgcttgatctgtcctagtgcctgcgtcatggctccatatagtgatatcccctgagtgcactgtgcaatgaaacagctactggctggtatgattgcagcaaattagatgttttatctatctggtctgattggcaatggttttaaattattttagatatatttagaaTCAGACAATTTTTGTGACATGAAAAACTATTGTACTACAGTAGAGTTGTTTCAGGATTTCTGGGAGCACTTGAATTAATAGGTATCACATTTGATACCAGGGTGACTCTGGTTTAaagcaaaaattgtaaaaataaataaataaatataatttcagttGCAGGTTATGCTAAAACTGCTAAAATTGCCAAAAACATAAACACTTTGATTTCCGAAtcgtaattgaaaaaaaacatgtattgtacacaacagtttaactttcaaagaaatgaccCTTCACAGCCACAGTGTCCATAAGCACTCGGGTGACACACATATTGCACTGTAGGAAATAGCAGTCTTGTAATTAATATAAGCAGCACAAGGGAACAAGTGAACACTGCAGCGAagaggatttttaaataaaattaatttaaggagcagaagcaagattataattggaatggctccatcagaactgtaa encodes the following:
- the LOC131737649 gene encoding uncharacterized protein LOC131737649, translated to MLKSRGRRAAVPASASRGSRPPFPPPPAEGAGPPFPPPPAEGAGPPFPPPPAEGAGPPFLPPPAEGAGPPFPPPPAEGAGPPFPPPPAEGAGPPFPSPLPEGPLLLPSLPEGPLLLPSLPEGPLLLPSPGVVRDPASPGVATLWPEPHGGELLAMKKGREVRRPAPPAALSRQDSVWPEPRKRELLATKNWVVPDVPPWPPPWTLCFPLFRD